DNA from Arthrobacter sp. StoSoilB19:
GGGATTCAGAATGCTGATCAACTCCCAGCCGGACCTTGACGTCGTGGTCGAGGCCGGGAACGGGCTCGAGGCACTCCAGGCCCTCGGAGCAGCAGCCGCCGACGTCGTCCTGATGGACGTGCGCATGCCGGGAATGGACGGCATCGAGGCCACCCGCAGGCTTATCGAACGCGCCGCTTCCGCCCCCGCCGGGTCAGCCAGGGCTGAACTTCGCGTCGTGGTGCTCACGACCTTCGATCTGGACGAGTACGCACTGGCGGCAATCGAAGCCGGCGCCAGCGGTTTCCTCCTGAAGGACGCCCCGCCGGAGGAACTGCTGGAAGCCATCCGCACGGTGCACCGCGGGGACGCCGTCATCGCCCCCTCCACCACCCGCCGGCTCCTGGACCACGTAGCTCCGCTGCTGCGCGCGCACGGCAACGAACGGCCCGAGGACCACGAGGCCGTCGAACGGCTCACAGCCCGCGAGCGCGAAGTGTTCACCCTCATGGCACAAGGGCGATCCAACCCTGAGATCGCGGCAGACCTGTTTGTCTCCGAAGCAACCGTCAAAACGCATGTAGGGCACATCCTGGCCAAGCTTGGGGCACGGGACCGGGTCCAGGCAGTCGTGCTCGCCTACGAGACCGGGGTGGTCACTCCCGGGGGCTGACGCCTGGCGCGGTGGTCTCAGACCTGGGTATGAGGCCGGCCCCGGCAGGACCAGACCACCGGCCGATCCCCGGGCGCCGGGTGCGGCCATAGCGTGGAAACATGACAACTTCCGCGCATGCCCATACTGCTTTGAACAGGCAAAACATCACCTCCGCTCCCGCCGTGCAGGCCCTCTCCCTGGCCAAGACGTACGGCCGCGGCGCCACCCGCGTCAGCGCCCTGCGTGAGGTCAGCGTCACATTCGATGCCGGCCGCTTCACCGCAATAATGGGCCCTTCCGGCTCCGGAAAGTCCACCCTGATGCACTGCCTCGCCGGCCTGGACACCGCGGACTCCGGACGGATCCTGGTGGGCGGGACGGACATCACGGCCCTGAACGACAAGCAGCTCACCACTCTTCGCCGCGACAGGATCGGATTTGTCTTCCAGGCCTTTAACCTCGTGCCGACGCTGACAGCCGAACAGAACATCACGCTGCCGCTGGCACTGGCAAACAAGGCCACCGACGCCGCCTGGTTCGACACAGTGGTGGCCACGCTTGGCCTTAAGGACAGGCTCCGGCACCGGCCGCACGAGCTCTCCGGCGGTCAACAGCAGCGGGTGGCCGTGGCCCGGGCCCTGCTGACCCGGCCCGACGTGGTGTTCGGGGACGAACCTACCGGCAACCTTGATTCGACCGCCGGCGGCGAGGTCCTGGCACTGCTGCGCCGCAGCAGCCGGGAAATGGGCCAGACGATCATCATGGTCACCCACGATCCGGTGGCGGCCAGCTACGCCGACCGCGTGGTCCTGATGAGTGACGGCGGTCTGGTGGGCGAGATCGCCGAGCCCACCGCCGGGTCCGTCCTCGCTGCCCTCGGCAAGCTGGGAGGCTGATCGTGCTGCGCGTTGCCTTCTCGCAATTCCAGTCCCACAGCCGCCGGTTCATTGCCGTCGGCCTGGCGGTGATGCTGTCAGTGGCGTTCCTGTCCACCACCCTGATGATGGGGGCGAGTACCCGTGCTTCGCTGGGTGCCAGCCTCGGAGAGGCCTACAGCAAGGCCGGCCTCATCGCCACCCCGGACACGGGAACCTTCAACGATGCCGCCCTGGCAGCAGTCCGTGCGGTACCTGGCGTGACCGAGGCCTATGGCCGGATGGAGGCGTACACCGAGTTCACCGCCGGCGGCCAGGAGGTGTTTGCGCAGGCCCGGAACCTGGCGCCGATGGCCTTGGAAACCGCGGCCGTGACCTACGGCGCCCTCCCGGAGAGTGCTGACGGCGTTGCGGTGGACGGGGCTGCCGCCGCCCGCTACGGGCTGCGCATCGGCGACTCCCTGACCCTCAGGGCCCCCGGCGGCGCCACAACCGTGGCCATGACCGTCACCGGGATCCTTCGCGGCAGCAACGACCCCTTCACCTCTGCCCTCCCGCAGATCGTCGCCGGGACACCGGCCGTCAGTGCCCTGGCAGCCGGTGCCCGGGACCCGCAAGGTGGTACCGGCGCCGGCGCCGGCTACGGGACCATCCAGTTGGCCCTGGCTTCAGGCATCGACGCCGCCACAACCAGCAAGAACGTGCTGGCGGCGCTCACCGGCGTCGGCGCCGGCGCGCAGGTCAAAACAGCAGACGAACAGGTCACCGCCCAGGTGGCGATGATGACCGGAGGCCAGGATGAACTGACAATCATCCTGCTGGCGTTCGCCGGGGTCGCCCTGATTGTCTCCGGCCTGGTGGTGACCAACACCTTCGCGGTGCTGGTGGCCCAACGCACCAGGGAACTGGCGCTGCTCAGGTGCCTGGGGGCGTGCCGGAGCCAGGTACGCAACTCGGTCCTGGCCGAAGCCCTGGTGGTGGGCCTGGTGTCCTCTGCGGCTGGTGTGCTCGCCGCCGTCGCCCTGATGGCTGCCCTGATCGGCTGGGCCGGGACGCAGCCGGACATGGCGTTTGCCACCATGGCCGTCCCGTCGTCGTCCGTCATTGCGGGGCTGGCAGTAGGCACATTCCTGACCCTGGGCGCCGCCCTGGTTCCCGCGAAAGCTGCCACGGCCGTGGCTCCGCTTGCTGCCCTGCGGCCGGCTGACGATGCCGGAATCGGGAACCGGCGCGGCCGAGTGCGACTGGTGCTGGGCCTTGCCGCCCTTGCCCTTGGTATTCCGTTGCTGGCCCTCGGCGCCGCGGGCGTGATGCTGGTGGTGGCCTTCGCCGGCGGCGTGCTCTCCTTCGTCGGAGTCCTGCTCTGCGCCACCCTGTTCGTCCCGCAGCTGGTGGGCCTGGCGGGACGGTTGGCCTCCCCTGCCGGCGTCCCCGGGAAGCTGGCCGCACTCAATGCCGTCCGCAACCCGGCCCGGACTTCCGTCACCGCTGCCGCCCTCCTGATCGGCGTCACGCTGGTGTCCCTCATGATGACCGGGGCTGCCACTGCCCGCCAGGCGTTTGATGACGCCCTCGCCGGTACCTACCCCGTGGATATGGCCATCACCGGGGGTGCACTGACAGCCCTCGAGCGTGACGCAGTAGCACGGATCGACGGCGTCGCTACTGCGGCCTTGCTGCCGGTAGCAGGCACCATGGCCGGCGAAGGCATGGACAGCCCCGTCTATGCCCTCGACGCGGCGGAGGCCGGCCGGCTGCTCCGCGACACCACTATTACCCTTGAACCGGGCAGGATCTACCTGCCCGAAGGCTCCCCGGCCGGATCCGTTGAGGTCAACGGCGCCGCCGGACGGGCCACCTTGGAAGCCGTGGTGCTGCGGACCCGCAACATCCCGGCCCTGGTGTCCACCGACACCGCCCGCCAGTCGGGCCTGACGGGCAGTGGCGTTGCCCCAACAGACAGTGCGCGGACCGATGGCACCGGCCCCGCGGCCAGTGCCGTCTGGCTGCGCCTGGCGGACGCTCCCGGCGGCGCACCGCTGTCCGCAGACCGGATCAAGGACATCCAGTCCGCTGTTGCCCAGGCAGCAGGCGTGTCCGCGGGTGCGGTCAGCGGCGCCGCCATAGAGCGGGTCACCTTCAATGAGGTCATCGACGTACTGCTCCTAGTGGTCACGGGCCTATTGGGGGTGGCGGTGCTGATCGCGCTGATCGGCGTGGCCAATACACTGTCGCTGTCCGTGCTCGAACGGACCAGGGAGAACTCCCTGCTCCGGGCGCTGGGCCTTACCAAAGGCCAGCTGCGGGGCATGCTGGCCCTTGAGGCAGCCCTGGTGGCCGGCGTCGCCGCAGTGATTGGTGCTGTCCTGGGCAGCGTCTATGGCTGGCTGGGGGCGCGGTCCGCCCTCGGCAGCCTGGCCGAGGTCACACCCTCCGTCCCTTGGCTGCAGTTGTTGGGGGTACTGGCCGTGGCCGTGGTCGCCGGCCTGCTGGCGTCGGTCATTCCTGCCCGGCGTGCGGCACGGCTGTCGCCTGTCCAGGGGCTTGCCGCCGCATAGCCCGCCGACGGCCGGGCCAGGGCGCCGGAACGGGAAAGGGCAGGTGGCGCGGAAGTCCGCCTCACCTGCCCTTTCGTGCGCCGGAACCTCAGGCTTCGGCCGGTTCCTCGAACTTGGGGAACACAGGAGTGGGAGCCGGCAGTGCCGTTCCCGGGACGATCGGGCTGGCGATGGCGGCGAACTGGCGGGCTTCACCTTCTGCCTGGCCCAGGGCGTCCAGGAGCTTGGCCGTGGCGTTGGGCATGACCGGCTGGGCCAGGATGGCCACGATCCGCAGGACCTCCAGGGTCACGTACAGGACGGTGTTCATGCGTTCGACGTCGGTCTTCCGCAGGACCCAGGGCGCCTGATCGGCGAAGTAGGCGTTGGTGTGGTGCAGCACGCCCCAGACAGCTTCCAGGGCGCGGCTGAATTCCTGCTTGTCGAAGGCGGCGCGGGCGGCGTCCAGCAGGCCGTTGGCCTGGTCAAGGATGGCCTGGTCCGCAGCCGTGAACTCTCCGGGGGTGGGAACCGAGGCGCCGCAGTTCTTCGCCACCATGGACAGCGACCGCTGTGCGAGGTTGCCGAAGTTGTTCGCCAAGTCCGCGTTCATGCGCCCCACGATGGCCTCATGGTTGTAGCTGCCATCGGCCCCGAACGGGACTTCGCGGAGGAAGAAGAACCGCACCTGGTCCAGCCCATAGCGGGCAACGAAATCGGCAGGAGCCACCACGTTGCCCAGGGACTTGGACATCTTGACCCCGTTGTTGTGCAGGAACCCGTGGATCATGACCCGCTTGGGCAGATCCAGCCCTGCGCTCATCAGGAAGGCGGGCCAGTAGATGGCGTGGAACCGGGAGATGTCCTTGCCGATGATGTGGACGTCGGCGGGCCAGTACTTCCGGAACTTGTCCGAGTCCACATCCGGGTAACCGACGCCCGTGAGGTAGTTGGTCAGCGCGTCCACCCAGACATACATGACGTGCTTGTCGTTGCCGGGCACGGGAACGCCCCAGTCGAACGTGGTCCGGCTGATGGACAGATCCTCCAGCCCGCGCTTGACGAAGCTGATGACCTCGTTGAACCGGTACTGCGGCGCGCCGAATTCCGGGTGGGATTCATACAGTGCCAGCAGTTTGTCCTGGTAGGCGGACAGCCGGAAGAAGTAGCTCTCCTCCGCCGTCCACGTCACCTCAGTGTCCGTCTCTTTCGAGTAGCGCACGCCGTCGTCCTTGACCACGGTGTCATCCTCGCCATAGAAGGCTTCGTCCCGGACGGAGTACCAGCCCTCGTACTTGGAGAGGTAGATGTCCCCGTTCGCTTCCATCTTCTTCCAGATGGCCTGCGAGGCAGCGTAGTGGTCCTCGTCCGTGGTGCGGATGAAGCGGTCGTAGCTGATGCCCAGCGCGGCGTGCGCGGCCATGTAGACCTCCGCGTTCCGGTCCACCAGCTCCTTGGGCGTGACGCCCTCCTTCTCCGCGGTCTGGGCAATCTTCATGCCGTGCTCGTCCGTGCCGGTCAGGAACATCACGTCATAACCGTCCAGCCGCTTGAAGCGCGCCATGGCGTCGGTGGCTATGTACTCGTAGGCATGACCGATGTGCGGCACACCGTTGGGGTAGGTGATGGCCGTGGTGATGTAGAACGGCGTTTTTTCTGGAGCAGTCACGTTCGGACGGTTACCTTCAGTGCGGAGTGGGCGGGGCTAGATCAGTTCTGTCAGGGTATCGCTCAGCCGGACCAGTTCGTGGTCGTGGGAGGCCACCAGGACGGCGATCCCGTCAGAGGTGGTGTCCTTCAGGATACTGATAATGCGGTTGGCAGAGGCACGGTCCAGGCTGGCGGTGGGCTCGTCCACCACCAGGACCCTGGTGCCCAGGATCAGGGCGCGGGCGATCGCCACGCGCTGCCGTTCACCGCCGGACAGCTGGGCGGGACGGTGCCGCATCCGCCGGCCAAGGCCCACCAGGTCCAGGAGGTCCTTGGCCATGTCGCGCCGCTGGTCCACTTCGCCGTCCGGAACGGCAGGCAGGAGCACGTTCTCCAGTGCGCTCATGCCGTCGATCAGGGCACCGCCCTGGTCCACATAACCGATCAGTGCACGACGGCGGTCGGCGATTTCGTCGTCGCCCATGCTTTCGAGCGAATCGCCTTCCCAGAAAACGCGGCCCGACGTCGGCAGGGTGAGTCCCGCGCCGACGGTCAGGATGCTGGTCTTGCCGGAGCCGCTTCGGCCGGCCACACAGTGCATTTCGCCGGCGTGCAGGGTCAGGTCGAAGCCTTCCACCACGCTCACGGCCTCGGCGCCGCCCTTTCCACCGCCATAGCGGATGGTGATGTCGCGCATCTCCAGCGGGGTGGCGTGGTCGGCCGACTTGACGATGGTGTTGGCCCGGGTCTGCAGGGGGACCTCGTTGGAGCCGCTCCTGCGGCTGCGCTGGAGGTTCGTCGGGTTTGTCATTGGACCACTTTCGTTGCAATAGGTATCCAGCAAATTACAGCCACCAGGCCGGCTACGGCGGCCCAGATGGCCGCGTAGGGTGCCAGCAGCAGGCCGATGCCCAGGGCGCCCAGCACGCCCAGCGGCAGGGCCACGGTTCCCACCAGTGCGTTCTCGAACAAACGGACCTGGCGGAGCATGTCAGGGTTCCAGCCCATCGCCTGGAGGATGCCAAGGTATTGCCGCTTGGCGTTGAGCTCGAAGCGGCCTGTCACCAGGGTGAGCACCAGTCCCACGGCCACCCCCGCAAGCGCCAGCAGGATGCTCGGCAGGGTGACGCTGGCCGCCGCCAGGCCGCTCAGCGCGCTTGCACCCGCTGCCCGCGGGATGTCGATC
Protein-coding regions in this window:
- a CDS encoding response regulator transcription factor, with the translated sequence MTLPLDRDTTAPIRVALVDDQQLVRSGFRMLINSQPDLDVVVEAGNGLEALQALGAAAADVVLMDVRMPGMDGIEATRRLIERAASAPAGSARAELRVVVLTTFDLDEYALAAIEAGASGFLLKDAPPEELLEAIRTVHRGDAVIAPSTTRRLLDHVAPLLRAHGNERPEDHEAVERLTAREREVFTLMAQGRSNPEIAADLFVSEATVKTHVGHILAKLGARDRVQAVVLAYETGVVTPGG
- a CDS encoding ABC transporter ATP-binding protein, producing the protein MTTSAHAHTALNRQNITSAPAVQALSLAKTYGRGATRVSALREVSVTFDAGRFTAIMGPSGSGKSTLMHCLAGLDTADSGRILVGGTDITALNDKQLTTLRRDRIGFVFQAFNLVPTLTAEQNITLPLALANKATDAAWFDTVVATLGLKDRLRHRPHELSGGQQQRVAVARALLTRPDVVFGDEPTGNLDSTAGGEVLALLRRSSREMGQTIIMVTHDPVAASYADRVVLMSDGGLVGEIAEPTAGSVLAALGKLGG
- a CDS encoding FtsX family ABC transporter permease, with amino-acid sequence MLRVAFSQFQSHSRRFIAVGLAVMLSVAFLSTTLMMGASTRASLGASLGEAYSKAGLIATPDTGTFNDAALAAVRAVPGVTEAYGRMEAYTEFTAGGQEVFAQARNLAPMALETAAVTYGALPESADGVAVDGAAAARYGLRIGDSLTLRAPGGATTVAMTVTGILRGSNDPFTSALPQIVAGTPAVSALAAGARDPQGGTGAGAGYGTIQLALASGIDAATTSKNVLAALTGVGAGAQVKTADEQVTAQVAMMTGGQDELTIILLAFAGVALIVSGLVVTNTFAVLVAQRTRELALLRCLGACRSQVRNSVLAEALVVGLVSSAAGVLAAVALMAALIGWAGTQPDMAFATMAVPSSSVIAGLAVGTFLTLGAALVPAKAATAVAPLAALRPADDAGIGNRRGRVRLVLGLAALALGIPLLALGAAGVMLVVAFAGGVLSFVGVLLCATLFVPQLVGLAGRLASPAGVPGKLAALNAVRNPARTSVTAAALLIGVTLVSLMMTGAATARQAFDDALAGTYPVDMAITGGALTALERDAVARIDGVATAALLPVAGTMAGEGMDSPVYALDAAEAGRLLRDTTITLEPGRIYLPEGSPAGSVEVNGAAGRATLEAVVLRTRNIPALVSTDTARQSGLTGSGVAPTDSARTDGTGPAASAVWLRLADAPGGAPLSADRIKDIQSAVAQAAGVSAGAVSGAAIERVTFNEVIDVLLLVVTGLLGVAVLIALIGVANTLSLSVLERTRENSLLRALGLTKGQLRGMLALEAALVAGVAAVIGAVLGSVYGWLGARSALGSLAEVTPSVPWLQLLGVLAVAVVAGLLASVIPARRAARLSPVQGLAAA
- the metG gene encoding methionine--tRNA ligase → MTAPEKTPFYITTAITYPNGVPHIGHAYEYIATDAMARFKRLDGYDVMFLTGTDEHGMKIAQTAEKEGVTPKELVDRNAEVYMAAHAALGISYDRFIRTTDEDHYAASQAIWKKMEANGDIYLSKYEGWYSVRDEAFYGEDDTVVKDDGVRYSKETDTEVTWTAEESYFFRLSAYQDKLLALYESHPEFGAPQYRFNEVISFVKRGLEDLSISRTTFDWGVPVPGNDKHVMYVWVDALTNYLTGVGYPDVDSDKFRKYWPADVHIIGKDISRFHAIYWPAFLMSAGLDLPKRVMIHGFLHNNGVKMSKSLGNVVAPADFVARYGLDQVRFFFLREVPFGADGSYNHEAIVGRMNADLANNFGNLAQRSLSMVAKNCGASVPTPGEFTAADQAILDQANGLLDAARAAFDKQEFSRALEAVWGVLHHTNAYFADQAPWVLRKTDVERMNTVLYVTLEVLRIVAILAQPVMPNATAKLLDALGQAEGEARQFAAIASPIVPGTALPAPTPVFPKFEEPAEA
- a CDS encoding ATP-binding cassette domain-containing protein codes for the protein MTNPTNLQRSRRSGSNEVPLQTRANTIVKSADHATPLEMRDITIRYGGGKGGAEAVSVVEGFDLTLHAGEMHCVAGRSGSGKTSILTVGAGLTLPTSGRVFWEGDSLESMGDDEIADRRRALIGYVDQGGALIDGMSALENVLLPAVPDGEVDQRRDMAKDLLDLVGLGRRMRHRPAQLSGGERQRVAIARALILGTRVLVVDEPTASLDRASANRIISILKDTTSDGIAVLVASHDHELVRLSDTLTELI